The proteins below are encoded in one region of Reichenbachiella sp. 5M10:
- a CDS encoding uroporphyrinogen-III synthase, translating into MSEELLTENKARLKKVESILVSQPKPSDDKSPYVALAEKYNLKIDFRPFIQIDPVDIKEFRKQKIDILGHTAVIFTSRNAVDHFFRLATESKVEIPSDMKYFCISEQTANYLQKYIVIRKRKIFTGERTAGDLIEILKKHKNEKFIFPCSNIRKDDIPSFLEEGGYTYSEAIIYKTVASDLSDLDDVKYDIIAFFSPSGINSLLVNFPDFKQEDTRIAAFGPTTAKAVHDADLILDIEAPLPNAPSMTGAIELYIKAVKKA; encoded by the coding sequence ATGAGTGAAGAATTATTGACAGAAAACAAGGCTAGATTAAAGAAAGTAGAAAGTATACTGGTGTCGCAACCTAAGCCTTCGGACGACAAGTCCCCTTATGTCGCGCTGGCAGAAAAGTACAACTTGAAAATTGATTTTAGGCCCTTTATCCAGATCGACCCAGTCGACATCAAGGAGTTTAGAAAACAAAAAATTGACATCCTAGGCCATACGGCGGTGATTTTCACGAGTAGAAATGCCGTAGATCATTTCTTTAGGTTGGCCACAGAGAGCAAAGTTGAGATTCCTTCTGACATGAAGTACTTCTGTATTTCTGAGCAGACGGCCAACTATCTCCAAAAGTATATCGTGATTCGTAAGAGAAAGATTTTTACTGGAGAGCGTACAGCAGGTGACTTGATTGAGATTTTGAAAAAGCACAAGAATGAGAAGTTTATCTTCCCATGCTCCAATATTAGAAAAGACGACATTCCAAGTTTTCTCGAAGAAGGAGGTTATACGTATTCTGAAGCGATCATCTACAAAACTGTTGCTAGTGATCTATCAGATCTAGATGATGTCAAGTATGATATCATTGCTTTCTTTAGTCCTTCTGGAATTAATTCACTATTGGTCAATTTCCCTGACTTCAAACAAGAGGATACACGTATCGCGGCATTTGGTCCCACGACTGCAAAGGCCGTGCATGACGCAGATTTGATTTTGGATATTGAAGCGCCTTTGCCGAATGCACCTTCTATGACAGGAGCAATAGAGCTCTATATCAAGGCGGTGAAGAAGGCCTAA
- a CDS encoding BamA/TamA family outer membrane protein, which translates to MLKYRQIYYRIALVLLFVPKLGLAQRYTVETHGLPERFAVHELSVDSAEVVPLSREIVDRLRGEGFWLSGLDSLSYGKDTVALYYYTGGVYDKICFDFVEQGTEVAIEEQKRFFRHERSIDQVQDRMEAVLEHYENNGYPFASVAVDSAGLDGDELYVRLRVDPGMLIRFDSLTVTPGGVLKARFLSRYLGLAYDRYYSEQQVQSIAARIENLPAVTLVDVRSTFQLRRSKIELELKPEKVNHFDGIIGFVPANDETNKIEVTGEINLSIKNLFQSAKQFEFHWEKYTQNSQFLTANYLSPALFGSPLDLYLAYDQIKQDTLFSNRSLQVAFDYYPTGHSKLRVSYENELGNELNDESGQSGDFRIDYYGLAGQFWKLDNRRRPKQGVALSVTSQVGYKRIDQDSVSQAEATQYSLTSKLALYQKVRKRSVLYAGLSAGWLESDWLYLNDLYRLGGLRSIRGFNENDFYASHYAYTNLEWRFYLEDQSYLVAFYDQGFLGYDIVNGSYSDRPSGVGVGMQFNTAGGDFLILYGLGKRQNQSFSFDSSKIHFGYTALF; encoded by the coding sequence ATGCTAAAGTATAGACAAATCTATTATAGAATCGCCTTGGTGTTGCTTTTCGTCCCAAAGTTGGGGTTGGCCCAGCGCTACACCGTGGAAACGCATGGATTGCCGGAGCGTTTTGCTGTGCATGAGCTGTCGGTTGATTCTGCTGAGGTAGTACCGCTGTCTCGGGAGATTGTGGATCGATTGAGAGGAGAGGGGTTTTGGTTGTCGGGGTTGGATAGTCTCAGCTATGGTAAGGACACGGTCGCGTTGTATTATTACACTGGAGGAGTGTATGACAAGATTTGTTTTGATTTTGTGGAGCAAGGTACCGAAGTGGCTATCGAAGAACAGAAGCGGTTTTTTCGCCATGAGCGCAGTATAGATCAGGTGCAGGATCGTATGGAGGCTGTATTGGAGCACTACGAAAACAACGGATATCCCTTTGCTTCTGTGGCGGTGGATTCTGCAGGGCTAGATGGAGATGAGTTGTATGTGAGGTTGCGGGTGGATCCAGGGATGTTGATTCGGTTTGATTCGTTGACTGTGACTCCAGGAGGAGTGCTCAAAGCACGCTTTTTGAGTAGGTACCTAGGCTTGGCATACGACCGCTACTACAGCGAGCAGCAGGTGCAGAGCATCGCGGCACGTATCGAGAATTTGCCCGCCGTGACGCTGGTTGATGTTCGCAGCACGTTTCAGTTGCGCCGCTCCAAAATAGAATTGGAGCTCAAGCCAGAGAAAGTGAATCATTTTGATGGCATCATTGGTTTTGTGCCTGCCAATGATGAGACCAACAAGATAGAGGTGACGGGAGAAATCAACTTGAGTATAAAAAACCTGTTTCAGTCTGCCAAGCAATTCGAGTTTCATTGGGAAAAGTATACACAAAACTCGCAGTTCTTGACGGCCAATTATCTGAGCCCAGCGCTGTTTGGTTCTCCATTGGACTTGTATTTGGCTTATGACCAAATCAAGCAGGATACTTTGTTTTCGAATCGAAGTTTGCAAGTTGCCTTTGATTACTACCCGACAGGGCATAGCAAGCTTCGTGTGAGTTATGAAAACGAACTGGGCAATGAACTGAATGATGAGAGTGGACAGAGCGGTGATTTCAGAATTGATTACTACGGATTGGCGGGGCAATTTTGGAAACTGGATAATCGTCGCAGACCGAAGCAAGGGGTGGCACTGTCTGTCACGAGCCAGGTAGGCTACAAACGCATCGATCAGGACAGCGTCTCACAGGCAGAGGCTACACAGTACAGTCTGACGAGCAAGCTGGCACTGTATCAAAAAGTAAGGAAGCGCTCCGTGTTGTATGCAGGGCTGAGTGCAGGCTGGTTGGAGAGTGACTGGCTCTACCTCAACGACCTCTACCGCCTTGGAGGTTTGCGATCCATTCGTGGTTTCAATGAGAATGACTTTTATGCGTCTCACTATGCTTATACGAATTTGGAATGGCGTTTTTATTTGGAGGACCAGTCGTATCTCGTTGCATTTTATGATCAGGGTTTTTTGGGCTATGATATCGTCAACGGGTCCTATTCGGATCGTCCCTCAGGGGTCGGTGTAGGGATGCAGTTCAATACGGCAGGGGGTGATTTTTTGATATTGTATGGCTTGGGTAAGCGTCAAAACCAAAGCTTTTCATTTGATTCCTCCAAAATCCATTTTGGATATACCGCTTTATTTTGA
- a CDS encoding DUF4271 domain-containing protein, with protein MRNLVSFFFVGLLLLIGQAAWAQKTLHVVEDLKYSWKSYDEKLEQWIPYLSTSESHAVAVVLDLNDYQGSELLLVCPEGYSLFIQGQLVHVTADSDSLFWSIDSLKEAYRSPRIRVGLFSQQWQAAQVQTQVVRRAEHLLFEGEGLMHYWTRGTRKNGDVMILSSLLIFAMMVIFRTSLYRSFREYFSIGRAFAVRQRFELIASQSPFSLVNIGFMLLYALFVGGTMINVLLKFPAYATSTVWGIELSSASAVMAGVYASGGAFVAILLKAPLIEVLTRVFNFQKYSEVHFFAYFRLSLLIAFFSFLGSILLFVSSYSVSLYLFEVFQWGVLSLLVTRLVLMYLVLNNHYSFRKLHLISYLCSSEIIPLIIFVKTLLGK; from the coding sequence ATGCGTAATTTAGTTTCCTTCTTTTTTGTGGGATTACTGCTGCTAATAGGGCAAGCGGCTTGGGCGCAAAAGACCCTGCACGTTGTAGAAGACCTGAAGTATTCTTGGAAGAGCTACGACGAAAAGTTGGAGCAATGGATACCCTATTTGAGTACTTCGGAGAGTCATGCTGTAGCAGTAGTCTTGGATTTGAATGACTACCAAGGTAGCGAACTATTGTTGGTTTGCCCTGAGGGATACTCTCTATTCATACAGGGGCAATTGGTTCATGTGACTGCTGATTCTGATTCTTTGTTTTGGTCCATAGATAGTTTGAAGGAGGCCTACCGTTCGCCTCGTATACGTGTAGGACTGTTTAGCCAGCAGTGGCAAGCGGCACAGGTTCAGACACAAGTGGTGCGTAGGGCGGAGCACTTGCTTTTTGAAGGGGAGGGCTTGATGCACTATTGGACACGTGGTACGAGAAAAAACGGAGACGTGATGATCCTAAGTTCGCTTTTGATTTTTGCGATGATGGTCATTTTTAGGACGTCTTTGTATCGATCTTTTCGAGAGTACTTTTCTATTGGTCGAGCATTTGCGGTACGGCAGAGGTTTGAACTGATCGCTTCTCAGTCGCCATTCTCTTTGGTCAACATTGGATTTATGTTGCTTTATGCGCTGTTTGTGGGAGGTACGATGATCAATGTTTTGTTGAAATTTCCGGCATATGCCACTTCGACCGTATGGGGGATAGAACTGTCCAGTGCGTCAGCGGTCATGGCCGGGGTATATGCGTCTGGGGGAGCATTTGTAGCGATTTTGCTCAAGGCTCCATTGATCGAAGTTTTGACCCGGGTGTTCAATTTTCAAAAGTACAGTGAGGTTCACTTCTTTGCTTATTTCCGACTGTCTCTCTTGATTGCTTTTTTTAGTTTTTTAGGGAGTATTCTTTTGTTTGTTTCTTCGTACTCAGTTTCGCTGTATCTGTTTGAGGTGTTTCAGTGGGGGGTGTTGAGCCTGTTGGTTACGAGGCTGGTATTGATGTATTTGGTTTTAAATAACCACTATAGTTTTCGAAAACTACATTTAATTTCCTACCTTTGCAGCTCAGAAATTATCCCACTGATTATTTTCGTAAAAACTCTTTTAGGTAAATAA
- a CDS encoding glycosyltransferase family 4 protein: MIESLLIFFWALLLSMFSIPTIISVAHSKRILDEPDFRKHHDINTPRLGGLGVFAGFMTGVAIFGEMTMGVQQLLAGSLIIFFVGVKDDINGVSVFKKFFVQVLAAGIVLFYADIRITSFQGLFGVYDLDVGISYAFTFLVILCVTNAVNLIDGVNGLAGTIVVIICLTFGVYFFLYGVRGYAFVAFALAGGMVGFLRYNLGEAKVFMGDTGALVSGFIISILAIHFIEMNTVQAAPALTIGILFVPIFDTVRVFLIRVYNGVSPFMPDRNHIHHYLGDLGLSHTQTVVFLGILNLVVILMLRYYSFLGNSVLLVCLGVFAVIFSVVLEFLVRRRKKHNHA; encoded by the coding sequence ATGATTGAATCACTACTTATTTTCTTTTGGGCACTTCTATTGTCCATGTTTTCGATCCCGACCATCATCAGCGTAGCACATAGCAAACGGATCTTGGATGAACCTGATTTTAGAAAGCACCATGATATCAACACGCCGCGATTGGGAGGGTTAGGTGTTTTTGCGGGCTTCATGACTGGAGTAGCTATTTTTGGAGAGATGACGATGGGTGTGCAACAATTGCTCGCAGGGAGTTTGATCATATTTTTTGTAGGGGTCAAGGATGACATCAATGGGGTGTCGGTATTCAAGAAATTTTTTGTACAAGTACTGGCCGCAGGCATCGTGCTGTTTTATGCCGATATCCGTATCACGAGTTTTCAAGGCCTTTTCGGGGTGTATGATTTGGATGTAGGGATCAGTTACGCCTTTACTTTTTTGGTCATCCTCTGCGTGACCAATGCAGTCAATCTTATCGATGGTGTCAATGGTTTGGCAGGAACAATCGTTGTAATTATTTGCTTAACTTTTGGCGTGTATTTCTTCCTGTATGGAGTCAGGGGATATGCCTTTGTCGCGTTTGCTTTGGCAGGAGGTATGGTGGGGTTTCTACGGTACAATCTGGGAGAGGCCAAGGTTTTTATGGGTGACACGGGGGCATTGGTCAGTGGGTTTATTATATCGATACTGGCGATTCATTTTATCGAGATGAATACTGTACAAGCTGCACCGGCATTGACCATTGGGATACTTTTTGTGCCGATATTCGATACGGTCCGGGTGTTTCTAATTCGTGTGTACAACGGTGTTTCTCCTTTCATGCCTGATCGCAACCATATCCACCATTACTTGGGTGACTTGGGGCTTTCTCACACGCAGACTGTGGTGTTTTTGGGCATTCTCAACCTCGTAGTGATACTTATGTTGAGGTATTATTCTTTCCTTGGCAACTCCGTATTGCTCGTATGCTTAGGAGTTTTTGCTGTGATTTTCAGCGTGGTGCTGGAGTTTTTGGTTCGCAGACGCAAGAAGCATAACCATGCGTAA